A genomic segment from Lytechinus variegatus isolate NC3 chromosome 10, Lvar_3.0, whole genome shotgun sequence encodes:
- the LOC121422810 gene encoding THUMP domain-containing protein 1-like yields MGKMSQGKKKSYYRKSAASYRKQDRMLQSGMKGILITCSGNESKCVKEAYNLLNEYADQLYGPETCPDDKQETIDGENESDEEEEDISDLLDKEVNALKVQHQSKVKRFRSARTGTKNVIFIQTTGVDPHTLVMHILTDLDKTKTKKTRNIQRMLPVSHTCKAFEDKIEKTAQEMIFPVFLASDAIDSSFCIMFKARNNNKIKKEPIVQLLAPLVTQGSSHIHKVDFNSPDHIVMVDVMGGMCCLSILKDYNRFKKYNLHLVASSDDIVMSGERKRKMIAEDEVGEEDTKKLKVGEGMEEVVSSGESSLEDERQETTTTLINSHDVNQDDTMQSKLPDVNDEMPSVT; encoded by the exons ATGGGGAAAATGAGTCAAGGAAAGAAAAAGTCTTACTATAGAAAGAGTGCAGCAAGCTATCGGAAACAAGATCGTATGCTTCAATCTGGTATGAAG GGAATCTTAATAACTTGTTCAGGAAATGAATCTAAGTGTGTGAAAGAGGCTTACAATCTTTTGAATGAATATGCTGATCAGCTCTATGGACCAGAGACTTGTCCTGATGATAAACAGGAGACCATAGATG GTGAAAATGAGAgtgacgaagaagaagaagatatcTCGGATCTACTTGACAAAGAAGTGAATGCATTAAAAGTACAACATCAAAGTAAAGTGAAACGGTTTAGATCAGCACGTACAGGAACAAAGAATGTTATCTTTATCCAAACAACG ggtgtAGATCCACATACCCTTGTGATGCATATATTAACTGACCTGGATAAAACTAAAACAAAGAAGACAAGGAATATACAGAGAATGCTTCCAGTTTCACACACCTGTAAAGCCTTTGAGGACAAGATTGAGAAGACTGCACAAGAAATGATTTTCCCTGTCTTTCTTGCTTCAGATGCAATAGATTCTTCATTCTGTATCATGTTTAAAgcaagaaataacaataag ATCAAGAAAGAGCCAATCGTCCAGTTATTGGCCCCTCTAGTAACTCAAGGAAGCTCTCATATTCACAAAGTTGACTTCAATTCACCTGATCATATTGTGATGGTAGATGTCATGGGAGGCATGTGTTGTCTATCCATTCTCAAGGATTATAACCGATTTAAGAAGTACAATCTACATCTTGTTGCTAGTAGTGATGATATTGTGATGTcaggagaaaggaagagaaagatgATCGCAGAGGATGAAGTGGGAGAGGAGGATACCAAGAAGTTAAAAGTTGGAGAAGGGATGGAAGAAGTTGTGTCTTCAGGAGAGTCTTCTTTAGAGGATGAAAGACAAGAAACCACAACAACTCTGATAAACTCACATGATGTCAACCAGGATGATACTATGCAATCAAAGCTACCTGATGTAAACGATGAAATGCCCTCGGTTACCTGA